One window of the Hippocampus zosterae strain Florida chromosome 8, ASM2543408v3, whole genome shotgun sequence genome contains the following:
- the creb3l3a gene encoding cyclic AMP-responsive element-binding protein 3-like protein 3-A isoform X1 — protein sequence MEHYPDQQTYDGTELLDWLFDHNDGILRYEEAGQQGHQQHHWPVQEPNQMLQLTEQADADFLNALLSGGESVSDSPIWSPSPSDSGISEDPPSDQMDSPQRPESPSGDVHCLRPRSQAKAALEAQVPIKPNVWKDKFPAERMKYPQYSSDMNRAPLCSGSGLTVKDLLLSGTAEPPPQPYQQSIQELILNEDEKKLLAKEGVTLPGQLPLNKYEERILKKIRRKIRNKQSAQESRKKKKEYIDGLESRMATCSAHNQELQRKVSQLEKCNISLMEQLRRLQALVMNTSNKSAQTGTCVMVLLLSFSLILFPSLKPYADTKVSQGDFSPVRIQSRSLQNMQASRVLHVIDPPLPAQDESKSVHAHFSGDTGLEITTLMGNMKLNQELDAMSLNRSQEESLGHFHVDPVTGHLATVTLDPKRSAGLPPNADDM from the exons ATGGAGCACTACCCTGATCAG CAGACGTACGATGGCACGGAGCTTCTCGATTGGCTGTTTGATCACAATGATGGAATCCTCCGGTACGAGGAAGCGGGACAACAAGGCCACCAGCAGCACCACTGGCCTGTGCAGGAACCAAAT CAGATGCTCCAGCTGACGGAACAGGCGGACGCCGACTTCCTCAACGCCCTCCTGAGCGGAGGCGAATCGGTGTCGGACTCGCCGATCTGGTCCCCTTCGCCAAGCGATAGCGGTATCAGCGAGGACCCGCCTTCAGATCAAATGGATAGCCCCCAGAGACCCGAGAGTCCCTCCGGTGATGTTCATTGTTTGCGTCCGAGGTCACAGGCCAAAGCTGCCTTGGAGGCCCAAGTGCCCATTAAACCTA atGTCTGGAAGGACAAATTCCCAGCAGAGAGGATGAAATATCCACAGTATTCTTCTGACATGAACAGAGCGCCACTGTGCTCCGGCTCAGGTCTGACTGTGAAGGATCTGCTCCTGAGCGGCACCGCCGAGCCG CCTCCGCAGCCATACCAACAGTCCATCCAAGAGCTGATTCTCAATGAGGACGAGAAGAAACTCCTCGCCAAGGAGGGTGTGACTCTGCCCGGCCAACTGCCACTCAACAAG TACGAAGAAAGGATCCTGAAGAAAATACGAAGAAAGATTCGCAATAAGCAGTccgcccaggagagccgcaaaaagaagaaagagtaCATTGATGGACTGGAGAGCAG GATGGCTACCTGCAGCGCACATAACCAAGAGCTGCAGCGGAAAGTGTCTCAGCTGGAGAAATGTAACAT ATCACTAATGGAACAGTTGCGGCGGCTCCAAGCTCTGGTCATGAATACATCTAACAAGTCAGCCCAGACTGGGACATGTGTGATG GTGCTCTTGCTGTCCTTCTCCTTAATCCTCTTCCCGAGCCTCAAGCCCTACGCTGACACCAAAGTCAGCCAAGGAGACTTCAGCCCAGTAAGAA TCCAGTCACGGTCCCTGCAAAACATGCAGGCCTCCCGCGTGCTGCATGTCATCGATCCTCCGTTGCCCGCCCAAGACGAATCGAAGTCAGTGCATGCGCATTTCTCAGGAGATACGGGACTGGAAATCACCACCCTGATGGGGAACATGAAGCTGAACCAAGAATTGGACGCCATGTCTCTGAACCGCAGCCAAGAGGAAAGCCTGGGTCATTTCCACGTGGACCCCGTCACCGGCCACTTAGCCACTGTGACTTTGGATCCTAAACGCTCCGCCGGGTTGCCGCCAAACGCTGATGACATGTAG
- the LOC127605416 gene encoding zinc finger and SCAN domain-containing protein 23 yields the protein MDEEQAESYESIKAAVLLNYNVTEETYRHRFRSTIVPMGETVRESYNRLKGLYRRWMRPDHRSKDQIGEVVILEHYLRVLQPEVRIWVKEHNPKTGEEAAELAERYMAAHREPYRKKGPTVKFKHKGHRPIHPADLGNADIGARRQFVKLQPKGDYLFQLSTTWP from the coding sequence ATGGATGAAGAGCAGGCAGAATCCTACGAATCTATTAAAGCGGCAGTGTTACTCAACTACAACGTTACTGAAGAAACATATCGGCATAGGTTTCGCAGCACCATCGTTCCCATGGGAGAGACTGTCAGAGAAAGTTATAACCGACTAAAAGGACTGTACAGGAGGTGGATGCGCCCAGACCATCGCAGCAAGGACCAGATTGGAGAAGTTGTCATTCTGGAGCACTACTTGAGAGTGCTTCAACCTGAGGTCCGCATTTGGGTAAAGGAGCACAATCCTAAGACTGGGGAGGAAGCAGCAGAGTTGGCAGAGCGCTACATGGCAGCACACCGGGAGCCCTACAGGAAGAAGGGGCCAACGGTTAAGTTCAAGCATAAAGGCCACCGACCCATTCACCCGGCAGACTTGGGTAACGCTGACATTGGGGCTCGGAGACAGTTTGTAAAGTTACAACCAAAAGGTGACTATTTGTTTCAACTGTCAACAACCTGGCCATAA
- the creb3l3a gene encoding cyclic AMP-responsive element-binding protein 3-like protein 3-A isoform X5: MLQLTEQADADFLNALLSGGESVSDSPIWSPSPSDSGISEDPPSDQMDSPQRPESPSGDVHCLRPRSQAKAALEAQVPIKPNVWKDKFPAERMKYPQYSSDMNRAPLCSGSGLTVKDLLLSGTAEPPPQPYQQSIQELILNEDEKKLLAKEGVTLPGQLPLNKYEERILKKIRRKIRNKQSAQESRKKKKEYIDGLESRMATCSAHNQELQRKVSQLEKCNISLMEQLRRLQALVMNTSNKSAQTGTCVMVLLLSFSLILFPSLKPYADTKVSQGDFSPVRIQSRSLQNMQASRVLHVIDPPLPAQDESKSVHAHFSGDTGLEITTLMGNMKLNQELDAMSLNRSQEESLGHFHVDPVTGHLATVTLDPKRSAGLPPNADDM, from the exons ATGCTCCAGCTGACGGAACAGGCGGACGCCGACTTCCTCAACGCCCTCCTGAGCGGAGGCGAATCGGTGTCGGACTCGCCGATCTGGTCCCCTTCGCCAAGCGATAGCGGTATCAGCGAGGACCCGCCTTCAGATCAAATGGATAGCCCCCAGAGACCCGAGAGTCCCTCCGGTGATGTTCATTGTTTGCGTCCGAGGTCACAGGCCAAAGCTGCCTTGGAGGCCCAAGTGCCCATTAAACCTA atGTCTGGAAGGACAAATTCCCAGCAGAGAGGATGAAATATCCACAGTATTCTTCTGACATGAACAGAGCGCCACTGTGCTCCGGCTCAGGTCTGACTGTGAAGGATCTGCTCCTGAGCGGCACCGCCGAGCCG CCTCCGCAGCCATACCAACAGTCCATCCAAGAGCTGATTCTCAATGAGGACGAGAAGAAACTCCTCGCCAAGGAGGGTGTGACTCTGCCCGGCCAACTGCCACTCAACAAG TACGAAGAAAGGATCCTGAAGAAAATACGAAGAAAGATTCGCAATAAGCAGTccgcccaggagagccgcaaaaagaagaaagagtaCATTGATGGACTGGAGAGCAG GATGGCTACCTGCAGCGCACATAACCAAGAGCTGCAGCGGAAAGTGTCTCAGCTGGAGAAATGTAACAT ATCACTAATGGAACAGTTGCGGCGGCTCCAAGCTCTGGTCATGAATACATCTAACAAGTCAGCCCAGACTGGGACATGTGTGATG GTGCTCTTGCTGTCCTTCTCCTTAATCCTCTTCCCGAGCCTCAAGCCCTACGCTGACACCAAAGTCAGCCAAGGAGACTTCAGCCCAGTAAGAA TCCAGTCACGGTCCCTGCAAAACATGCAGGCCTCCCGCGTGCTGCATGTCATCGATCCTCCGTTGCCCGCCCAAGACGAATCGAAGTCAGTGCATGCGCATTTCTCAGGAGATACGGGACTGGAAATCACCACCCTGATGGGGAACATGAAGCTGAACCAAGAATTGGACGCCATGTCTCTGAACCGCAGCCAAGAGGAAAGCCTGGGTCATTTCCACGTGGACCCCGTCACCGGCCACTTAGCCACTGTGACTTTGGATCCTAAACGCTCCGCCGGGTTGCCGCCAAACGCTGATGACATGTAG
- the creb3l3a gene encoding cyclic AMP-responsive element-binding protein 3-like protein 3-A isoform X4, whose product MEHYPDQTYDGTELLDWLFDHNDGILRYEEAGQQGHQQHHWPVQEPNMLQLTEQADADFLNALLSGGESVSDSPIWSPSPSDSGISEDPPSDQMDSPQRPESPSGDVHCLRPRSQAKAALEAQVPIKPNVWKDKFPAERMKYPQYSSDMNRAPLCSGSGLTVKDLLLSGTAEPPPQPYQQSIQELILNEDEKKLLAKEGVTLPGQLPLNKYEERILKKIRRKIRNKQSAQESRKKKKEYIDGLESRMATCSAHNQELQRKVSQLEKCNISLMEQLRRLQALVMNTSNKSAQTGTCVMVLLLSFSLILFPSLKPYADTKVSQGDFSPVRIQSRSLQNMQASRVLHVIDPPLPAQDESKSVHAHFSGDTGLEITTLMGNMKLNQELDAMSLNRSQEESLGHFHVDPVTGHLATVTLDPKRSAGLPPNADDM is encoded by the exons ATGGAGCACTACCCTGATCAG ACGTACGATGGCACGGAGCTTCTCGATTGGCTGTTTGATCACAATGATGGAATCCTCCGGTACGAGGAAGCGGGACAACAAGGCCACCAGCAGCACCACTGGCCTGTGCAGGAACCAAAT ATGCTCCAGCTGACGGAACAGGCGGACGCCGACTTCCTCAACGCCCTCCTGAGCGGAGGCGAATCGGTGTCGGACTCGCCGATCTGGTCCCCTTCGCCAAGCGATAGCGGTATCAGCGAGGACCCGCCTTCAGATCAAATGGATAGCCCCCAGAGACCCGAGAGTCCCTCCGGTGATGTTCATTGTTTGCGTCCGAGGTCACAGGCCAAAGCTGCCTTGGAGGCCCAAGTGCCCATTAAACCTA atGTCTGGAAGGACAAATTCCCAGCAGAGAGGATGAAATATCCACAGTATTCTTCTGACATGAACAGAGCGCCACTGTGCTCCGGCTCAGGTCTGACTGTGAAGGATCTGCTCCTGAGCGGCACCGCCGAGCCG CCTCCGCAGCCATACCAACAGTCCATCCAAGAGCTGATTCTCAATGAGGACGAGAAGAAACTCCTCGCCAAGGAGGGTGTGACTCTGCCCGGCCAACTGCCACTCAACAAG TACGAAGAAAGGATCCTGAAGAAAATACGAAGAAAGATTCGCAATAAGCAGTccgcccaggagagccgcaaaaagaagaaagagtaCATTGATGGACTGGAGAGCAG GATGGCTACCTGCAGCGCACATAACCAAGAGCTGCAGCGGAAAGTGTCTCAGCTGGAGAAATGTAACAT ATCACTAATGGAACAGTTGCGGCGGCTCCAAGCTCTGGTCATGAATACATCTAACAAGTCAGCCCAGACTGGGACATGTGTGATG GTGCTCTTGCTGTCCTTCTCCTTAATCCTCTTCCCGAGCCTCAAGCCCTACGCTGACACCAAAGTCAGCCAAGGAGACTTCAGCCCAGTAAGAA TCCAGTCACGGTCCCTGCAAAACATGCAGGCCTCCCGCGTGCTGCATGTCATCGATCCTCCGTTGCCCGCCCAAGACGAATCGAAGTCAGTGCATGCGCATTTCTCAGGAGATACGGGACTGGAAATCACCACCCTGATGGGGAACATGAAGCTGAACCAAGAATTGGACGCCATGTCTCTGAACCGCAGCCAAGAGGAAAGCCTGGGTCATTTCCACGTGGACCCCGTCACCGGCCACTTAGCCACTGTGACTTTGGATCCTAAACGCTCCGCCGGGTTGCCGCCAAACGCTGATGACATGTAG
- the creb3l3a gene encoding cyclic AMP-responsive element-binding protein 3-like protein 3-A isoform X3, giving the protein MEHYPDQTYDGTELLDWLFDHNDGILRYEEAGQQGHQQHHWPVQEPNQMLQLTEQADADFLNALLSGGESVSDSPIWSPSPSDSGISEDPPSDQMDSPQRPESPSGDVHCLRPRSQAKAALEAQVPIKPNVWKDKFPAERMKYPQYSSDMNRAPLCSGSGLTVKDLLLSGTAEPPPQPYQQSIQELILNEDEKKLLAKEGVTLPGQLPLNKYEERILKKIRRKIRNKQSAQESRKKKKEYIDGLESRMATCSAHNQELQRKVSQLEKCNISLMEQLRRLQALVMNTSNKSAQTGTCVMVLLLSFSLILFPSLKPYADTKVSQGDFSPVRIQSRSLQNMQASRVLHVIDPPLPAQDESKSVHAHFSGDTGLEITTLMGNMKLNQELDAMSLNRSQEESLGHFHVDPVTGHLATVTLDPKRSAGLPPNADDM; this is encoded by the exons ATGGAGCACTACCCTGATCAG ACGTACGATGGCACGGAGCTTCTCGATTGGCTGTTTGATCACAATGATGGAATCCTCCGGTACGAGGAAGCGGGACAACAAGGCCACCAGCAGCACCACTGGCCTGTGCAGGAACCAAAT CAGATGCTCCAGCTGACGGAACAGGCGGACGCCGACTTCCTCAACGCCCTCCTGAGCGGAGGCGAATCGGTGTCGGACTCGCCGATCTGGTCCCCTTCGCCAAGCGATAGCGGTATCAGCGAGGACCCGCCTTCAGATCAAATGGATAGCCCCCAGAGACCCGAGAGTCCCTCCGGTGATGTTCATTGTTTGCGTCCGAGGTCACAGGCCAAAGCTGCCTTGGAGGCCCAAGTGCCCATTAAACCTA atGTCTGGAAGGACAAATTCCCAGCAGAGAGGATGAAATATCCACAGTATTCTTCTGACATGAACAGAGCGCCACTGTGCTCCGGCTCAGGTCTGACTGTGAAGGATCTGCTCCTGAGCGGCACCGCCGAGCCG CCTCCGCAGCCATACCAACAGTCCATCCAAGAGCTGATTCTCAATGAGGACGAGAAGAAACTCCTCGCCAAGGAGGGTGTGACTCTGCCCGGCCAACTGCCACTCAACAAG TACGAAGAAAGGATCCTGAAGAAAATACGAAGAAAGATTCGCAATAAGCAGTccgcccaggagagccgcaaaaagaagaaagagtaCATTGATGGACTGGAGAGCAG GATGGCTACCTGCAGCGCACATAACCAAGAGCTGCAGCGGAAAGTGTCTCAGCTGGAGAAATGTAACAT ATCACTAATGGAACAGTTGCGGCGGCTCCAAGCTCTGGTCATGAATACATCTAACAAGTCAGCCCAGACTGGGACATGTGTGATG GTGCTCTTGCTGTCCTTCTCCTTAATCCTCTTCCCGAGCCTCAAGCCCTACGCTGACACCAAAGTCAGCCAAGGAGACTTCAGCCCAGTAAGAA TCCAGTCACGGTCCCTGCAAAACATGCAGGCCTCCCGCGTGCTGCATGTCATCGATCCTCCGTTGCCCGCCCAAGACGAATCGAAGTCAGTGCATGCGCATTTCTCAGGAGATACGGGACTGGAAATCACCACCCTGATGGGGAACATGAAGCTGAACCAAGAATTGGACGCCATGTCTCTGAACCGCAGCCAAGAGGAAAGCCTGGGTCATTTCCACGTGGACCCCGTCACCGGCCACTTAGCCACTGTGACTTTGGATCCTAAACGCTCCGCCGGGTTGCCGCCAAACGCTGATGACATGTAG
- the creb3l3a gene encoding cyclic AMP-responsive element-binding protein 3-like protein 3-A isoform X2, whose product MEHYPDQQTYDGTELLDWLFDHNDGILRYEEAGQQGHQQHHWPVQEPNMLQLTEQADADFLNALLSGGESVSDSPIWSPSPSDSGISEDPPSDQMDSPQRPESPSGDVHCLRPRSQAKAALEAQVPIKPNVWKDKFPAERMKYPQYSSDMNRAPLCSGSGLTVKDLLLSGTAEPPPQPYQQSIQELILNEDEKKLLAKEGVTLPGQLPLNKYEERILKKIRRKIRNKQSAQESRKKKKEYIDGLESRMATCSAHNQELQRKVSQLEKCNISLMEQLRRLQALVMNTSNKSAQTGTCVMVLLLSFSLILFPSLKPYADTKVSQGDFSPVRIQSRSLQNMQASRVLHVIDPPLPAQDESKSVHAHFSGDTGLEITTLMGNMKLNQELDAMSLNRSQEESLGHFHVDPVTGHLATVTLDPKRSAGLPPNADDM is encoded by the exons ATGGAGCACTACCCTGATCAG CAGACGTACGATGGCACGGAGCTTCTCGATTGGCTGTTTGATCACAATGATGGAATCCTCCGGTACGAGGAAGCGGGACAACAAGGCCACCAGCAGCACCACTGGCCTGTGCAGGAACCAAAT ATGCTCCAGCTGACGGAACAGGCGGACGCCGACTTCCTCAACGCCCTCCTGAGCGGAGGCGAATCGGTGTCGGACTCGCCGATCTGGTCCCCTTCGCCAAGCGATAGCGGTATCAGCGAGGACCCGCCTTCAGATCAAATGGATAGCCCCCAGAGACCCGAGAGTCCCTCCGGTGATGTTCATTGTTTGCGTCCGAGGTCACAGGCCAAAGCTGCCTTGGAGGCCCAAGTGCCCATTAAACCTA atGTCTGGAAGGACAAATTCCCAGCAGAGAGGATGAAATATCCACAGTATTCTTCTGACATGAACAGAGCGCCACTGTGCTCCGGCTCAGGTCTGACTGTGAAGGATCTGCTCCTGAGCGGCACCGCCGAGCCG CCTCCGCAGCCATACCAACAGTCCATCCAAGAGCTGATTCTCAATGAGGACGAGAAGAAACTCCTCGCCAAGGAGGGTGTGACTCTGCCCGGCCAACTGCCACTCAACAAG TACGAAGAAAGGATCCTGAAGAAAATACGAAGAAAGATTCGCAATAAGCAGTccgcccaggagagccgcaaaaagaagaaagagtaCATTGATGGACTGGAGAGCAG GATGGCTACCTGCAGCGCACATAACCAAGAGCTGCAGCGGAAAGTGTCTCAGCTGGAGAAATGTAACAT ATCACTAATGGAACAGTTGCGGCGGCTCCAAGCTCTGGTCATGAATACATCTAACAAGTCAGCCCAGACTGGGACATGTGTGATG GTGCTCTTGCTGTCCTTCTCCTTAATCCTCTTCCCGAGCCTCAAGCCCTACGCTGACACCAAAGTCAGCCAAGGAGACTTCAGCCCAGTAAGAA TCCAGTCACGGTCCCTGCAAAACATGCAGGCCTCCCGCGTGCTGCATGTCATCGATCCTCCGTTGCCCGCCCAAGACGAATCGAAGTCAGTGCATGCGCATTTCTCAGGAGATACGGGACTGGAAATCACCACCCTGATGGGGAACATGAAGCTGAACCAAGAATTGGACGCCATGTCTCTGAACCGCAGCCAAGAGGAAAGCCTGGGTCATTTCCACGTGGACCCCGTCACCGGCCACTTAGCCACTGTGACTTTGGATCCTAAACGCTCCGCCGGGTTGCCGCCAAACGCTGATGACATGTAG